The sequence below is a genomic window from Parafrankia irregularis.
CGTTGACGGTGGACACGGCGTGTTCGTCGTCGCTGGTGGCGCTGCACCTGGCGGTGCGTGCGCTGCGCGCCGGCGAGTGCACCCTCGCGCTGGCCGGTGGCGTCGCCGTGATGGCCAGCCCGACGACGTTCGTCGAGTTCTCTCGGCAGGGTGGGTTGGCGGTGGATGGTCGGGTGAAGGCGTTTGGTGAGGGTGCGGATGGGACGGGGTGGGGTGAGGGGGTGGGGGTTGTGGTGGTGGAGCGGTTGTCGGTGGCGCGGGAGCGGGGTCATCGGGTGTTGGCGGTGGTGGGTGGTTCTGCGGTGAATTCGGATGGTGGGTCGAATGGTTTGACGGCGCCGTCGGGGGTGGCGCAGGAGCGGGTGTTGCGGGCGGCGTTGGTGGATGCGGGGGTTTCGGCGGATGGGGTGGATGTGGTGGAGGGGCATGGGACGGGGACGCGGTTGGGTGATCCGATTGAGTTGGGTGCTTTGTTGGGGGTGTTTGGTGGGGTGCGGTCGGGGGGGTTCCGTTGTTGGTGGGGTCGGTGAAGTCGAATATTGGTCATACGCAGGCGGCGGCGGGTGTGGCGGGTGTGGTGAAGGTGGTGGAGGGGTTGCGTCGGGGGGTGGTGGCGGGGTCGTTGCATGTGGGGGTGCCGACGTCGCGGGTGGATTGGTCGGTGGGGGGTGTGGAGGTGGTGCGGGAGTCGGTGGCGTGGCCTGAGGTGGTGGGTCGGGTGCGGCGGGCGGGGGTGTCGTCGTTCGGGATCAGTGGCACGAACGCACACGTCATCCTGGAGCAGGCCGGCCCTGACGCGGACTGGTCGGGCGCCCGGGACCTCCCGGCCGCCGGCGGGAGCCCGCACGACGGCGCCGCCGCGGCGGGGGTGCCTCCCACGGTCGTGCCCTGGCTGGTCGCCGCTCGGTCCGAGGACGCACTGCGCGCCCAGGCCACCCGGCTGGCGGCCTTCCTGCCCTCCGGCGTCCCGGCTCCGGAGACCGGGACCGCCCCGGGGACGGCACAGCCCCTGGTGGATGTGGGCTACTCGCTGGCGACCGGTCGTGCCGCGCTGCCGTCCCGGGCCGCGGTGGTGGCCACCGACCTCGACGGCGCGACCCGCGGGCTGGCGGCGCTCGCCCGTGGTGAGTCCACGCCGACGGTCGAGCGGGCGACGGTCAGCGCGCCGGGCCGCACGGCGCTGCTGTTCACCGGCCAGGGCTCGCAGCGGCCCGGTATGGGCCGTGAGCTCTACCGGCGGTTCCCGGTCTTCGCCGAGTGCTACGACCAGGTTCGCGCCCATCTCGACCCGCTGCTGGACAGCCCTCTCGACGACGTGGTCGACGACCCCGAGCGGCTCGACCGCACCGAGAACACGCAGCCCGCACTGTTCGCGCTGGAAGTGGCGCTGTACGGCCTGCTGCGGGCCTGGGGTGTCGCACCGGATGTCGTCGCAGGGCACTCCATCGGTGAGATCGCCGCCGCGCACGTCGCGGGAGTGCTCTCGCTGCCCGACGCCTGCGCCCTGGTGGCCGCGCGGGGGCGGCTGATGGCGGCCGCGCCGGGCGGCGCGATGCTCGCCGTCGAGGCGACCGAACGTGAGGTGCGCGCATGGCTGCGCGCCATCCCGCGCGGCGCCGCGGCCTCTGACATCGGCACCGCTGACGTCGAGGCGGCCGGTGACGTCGACGTGACCGGTGACATCGACGTGGCCGCGGTGAACGGCCCCACGTCCGTCGTGCTTTCCGGGACGGTGGCCGCGGTGGCCGCGGTGGCCGTGCTCGCTGACCGGGCCGGCCGGCGGACCCGCAGGCTCAGGGTCGCCCACGCGTTCCACTCCCCGCTGATGGACGGCATGCTGGAGCCGTTCCGCAGGGTCGCCGAATCCCTGCGCTACCAGGCACCGACCGTTGCACTGGTCTCCACGGTGACCGGCCGGTCGGTGTCGGCCGCCGAGCTGTGCGGCGCCGACTACTGGGTCCGGCAGGCCCGTGCCGCGGTGCGTTTCGGTGATGCTGTCACCTGCCTGCGTGAGCGGGGCGTCACCACATTCCTTGAGCTCGGGCCGACCGGTGTCCTGTCCGCGATGGGGCGTGCATGCGCCGCCGACGGCGACGCCGTGTTCATCCCGACGCTGAGGGCGGACCGCTCCGAGGAGCACGCTCTGGTGACGGCGCTGAGCCGGGCGCATGTCCATGGCGTCGACATCGACTGGGCGTCGTTCTTCGCCGGGACGCGGGCCCGCCGGGTCGACCTGCCCACCTACGCGTTCCAACGGCGTCGGTACTGGCTGACGCCGTCCCCTGTCATCGCCGACTCCGCCGACTCTGGCGGCCTCGCCGACGAGACCGCCGGGTCCGGCGCGGACGACCTCACCTACCGGATCGCCTGGACGCCGGTGACGGTCCCCACCGCGCCGGTGCTTTCGGGAACCTGGATCGTGGCGATTCCCCCGCTGCCGGAAGCGGCCCGGCTGGCCGACGAGTGCGCTCAGGTGCTGGAGCTGCGCGGCGCCAGGGTGGTGCGACTCGCCGTGGACGGCTCCGACACCGACCGCGGGCGGCTCGCCGGCCGCCTCGCCGCACTGACCGGAACGCACCAGCCGATCCCGGACGACATCCGGGGAGTGCTGTCCCTGGCGTCGATGGACACCACTGCGCTTGGGACGCATCCCGTTCTCCCGACCGGTCTGGCGCTCACCGTGGCGTTGCTGCAGGCACTGGGTGATGTGGGGGTGAGCGCCCCGCTGTGGTGCGCGACCAGTGGCGCGGTGTCGACAGGAGCCGGGGACCCACCGTCGGGCCAGGCGCAGGTACTGGCGCAGGCGCAGGTCTGGGGGCTCGGCCGGGTCGCCGCGCTGGAGATGCCCGGGCGCTGGGGCGGTCTGGTCGACCTGCCGGGTGCACTTGGCCCGAGGGCGGCCGAGGGGCTGGCCGCGGTCCTCACCGGGATCTGCGGTGAGGACCAGGTGGCATTGCGCCCGGCGGGCCTGTTCGCCCGGCGCATCGTGCGCGCCCGGGGTGGCCCCGGAGCCGTCACGGATGGCTCCCGGTGGCGTCCACGCGGGACGGTTCTGATCACCGGGGGGACCGGTGCGCTGGGCTCGGAGGTCGCCCGCTGGTGTGCCGCCGAGGGCGCCAGGCGCCTGGTGCTCACCAGCCGGCGGGGCCTGGCCGCACCCGGTGCCGCGGAGCTGGCAGCGGAGCTCACCCGCCTCGGCGCCGAGGTCACGGTGGCCGCCTGCGACGTCACCGACCGGGACGCGCTCGCCGAGATCATCGCGACGGTGCCGGCGGACCAGCCGCTGACCGCGGTCGTCCACGCGGCCGGTAGCGGTGACGGCGCGGTGCTGGAACGGACGACACCGGCGGAGCTGGCCGCGGTCGTCGCGGCGAAGACGACCGGTGCCGCCCACCTCGACGATCTCCTGGCCGGGCAGCCGCTGGACGCCTTTGTGCTGTTCTCCTCCGTCGCCGGGATCTGGGGCAACCCCGGCCAGAGCGCCTACGCGGGGGCGAACGCCTGGCTGGACGCGCTGGCCGAGCGACGCGGTGCCCGGGGCCTGCCCGCGACCTCGGTGGCCTGGGGACCCTGGGCCGGTGCGGGCATGGCCGACGACCCGCGGGTGCGGGAACGGACCGAGCGCCACGGTCTGCCGCCGCTGGCGCCCGAGGTGGCGCTGCGAGCGCTGGCGCAGGTCGTCGGCCGTGCCGAGCCCGGCGTTGTGGTGGCGCGCGTGGACTGGGAGCGCTTCGTCGCCGCCTTCCCGCCAGACCGCACGACACGTTTCGTGGACGAGATCCCCGCGGCCCGGGCCGCGGCCGCGCGCGGCCGGGACGGTCGTTCGCGGATCGCCGGGGAGGGGCCCGACGACCTGCTCGCAGCGGGGCTGTCGTCCGCGGGGCTGCCCTCCGCCGGGCTCGCCAGCCCGCGGTCTGTCGGGCTGCGGGATCGCCTCGCGTCGGTGCCGGCGAGCGGTCGGCACCGTCTCCTGCTCGGCCTGGTGCGCTCCGAGGTCGCCGCGGTTCTCGGGCATGCCTCGCCCGAGGACATCCCGGCGGACCGGGCCTTCACCGATCTCGGCTTCGACTCGCTGACCTCGGTGGAGACACGTAACCGCCTCGCCCAGGCGACGGGGGAGCAACTCCCCGCGGTGGTCGTCTTCGACCATCCCACTCCGGACGCGCTCGCCCGACACCTGCTCACACTGCTGAGCCCGGAGGAGAGCGGCCTCGGGACGAGCGGCCCCGAGCCGATTCTCGCCACCCTCGACCGCCTGGAGGCGAGCATGCTGGCCGGCTCTCCGGACGAACAGGCGCGGGCCGCGCTGGAGACCCGGCTGCGGGCCATGCTGCGTACCCTGCGCGGCCAGGCACCGGCCGGAGGCGACGGACCCGCCGCTGACACGGCCACCGAGGATCTGGGCGCGGCGACCGACGAGGAGATGTTCGACCTCCTCGGCCGGGAGTTCGGCATCTCGTAAGCCCGGATCCGCCCATCCATCTGTTCGTCCCCGCCAGAGACCAGGAGGAGTCCGACGTGTCGAACGAGGATCGGCTGCGCCATTTCCTGAAGCAGGCGACCACCGAGCTTCGGTCGGCGACCCAGCGGGTGCGCGAGCTGGAGGACTCCGCCCGCGAGCCGATTGCGATCGTGGGTATGGGGTGTCGTTTCCCGGGTGGTGTGTCGTCGCCGGCGGACCTGTGGGATGTGGTGGTGCGGGGTGGGGATATGGTGTCGGGTTTTCCGGTGGATCGTGGCTGGGATCTGGGTGCTCTTTTCAGCGAGGATCCGGGTGTGCCGGGTCGGAGTGATGTNNNNNNNNNNGGTGGGGGGTGTGGAGGTGGTGCGGGAGTCGGTGGCGTGGCCTGAGGTGGTGGGTCGGGTGCGGCGGGCGGGGGTGTCGTCGTTCGGGATGTCGGGGACGAACGCGCACGTCATCCTCGAAGAGCCCCCGGCGGAAGCGGCGCCCGCGGATTCCGGCTCGGAGCCGAGCGCTGCGGGCACCTCCGGCGGCGACTCGGCGAAAAGCGCCGTCGTGGCCGGTGGCTTCGGGGTCGTGCCCTGGGTTCTGTCGGCGCGGACGGCGACGGCTCTTCGGGCCCAGGCCGAGCGGCTGGCGGCCTGCCTGGCGGGCACCGGCGTCGGTGCGCCACCGCACGGTGACGGTGCTCCGTCCGCGCTGGACGTCGGCTGGTCCCTGGCCCGCGGGCGGGCGGCGCTCGACCACCGAGCGGTGGTGGTACGGGCTCTCGCGGACGGCGACGAGAACGGGCACTCCGAAGCCCTGCGGATCCTGGCCGCCGGTGACGGCGAGCCGGTGACGAACCTGGTCCGCGGGGCCGTGCGCGGTGGTGATGACCGGGTGGTGTGGGTGTTTCCGGGGCAGGGGGCGCAGTGGGCGGGGATGGGCGTGGAGCTGCTGGAGTCGTCGGCGGTGTTCGCGCGGCGGGTGGCGGAGTGTGATCAGGCGTTGCGGCCGCTGGTGGGCTGGTCGGTGGTGGATGTGCTGCGGGATGTGGCGGGGGCGCCGTCGCTCGAGCGGGTGGACGTGGTGCAGCCGGTGTCGTGGGCGGTGATGGTGGGTCTGGCGGCGGTGTGGGAGTCGTGGGGGGTACGGCCCGACGTGGTCGTGGGGCATTCACAGGGGGAGATCGCGGCGGCGTGCGTCGCGGGCGTGCTGTCGGTGCAGGACGCGGCGCGGGTGGTGGCGGTCCGGTCGCGGGTGATCGCACGGGTGCTGGCGGGTGCGGGCGGCATGGCGTCGGTGGCACTGCCGGCCGGTGAGGTCGAGGCGCTGCTGGCGGCCCAGGCCGGCGGGCTGGAGGTCGCGGCGGTGAACGGGCCGTCGGCGACCACGGTGGCCGGGCCGCCGGAGGCGCTGGCGGACCTGCTGGCCCGCTGGGAGCACGAGGGCGTACGGGCCCGGCGGCTGCCGGTGGACTACGCCTCCCACACCGCCCAGGTGGAGCGGGTCCGCGAGCCGCTCGCCGCGGAGCTCGCGGATCTGGTGCCCGCCGCGGGCACGGTGCCGGTGTGGTCGACGGTGACCGGCGGCCCGCTGGACCCGGCCGTGATGGACGGTGACTACTGGTACCGGAACCTGCGGTCGACGGTGCGCTTCGGGACCGTCATCGAGGGGCTTGTCGCGGACGGCTGCCGGGTCTTCCTGGAGGTCAGCCCGCATCCGGTGCTCACCGCGGCGGTCGCGGGCACGGCGGAGGCCGCCGGCGTCCACGACGCGGTCGTCGTCGGGTCGCTGCGGCGTGACGACGGTGGGCCGCGGCGGCTCGCCACCAGCGCGGCGGAACTGTGGGTCCGCGGCGTGGCGGTGGACTGGGGTCCGCTGGTGGCCGGGGGGCGGCTGGTCGACCTGCCCACCTACCCGTTCGAGCACCGGCGCTACTGGCTTTCGGCCACCGCCCCCACCCGGTCCGCCGACCGCGGCGACGGGTCGGAGGCGGCGTTCTGGGACATGGTCGAACAGGCCGACGTCCCCGCGCTCGCCGGTGCCCTCGACCTGGGCCCCACCGCTTCGCTGCACGACATCCTGCCGGCGCTGTCCGCGTGGCGCCGCGGCCACCGACACCGGGCCGCCCTCGACGACCTGCGCTACCGCGTCGGCTGGCAGCCGATCAGCCTGCCCACGGGCGGCGAGGCCGCCGGTACCTGGCTGTTGCTCGTTCCGTCGGCGGCGCCCGGCGAGGTCACCGCCGTGTGTGCGGACGTGGCACGTGCCCTGGCCGAGGACGGCTCCGACGTGGTGAGCCTGCCGGTCGGCGCCGAGGACGTCTCGCGGGACGCGTTCGCCAGCCGCCTGCGCTCGGCCGGGGCGGGCCGTGACGGTGCCGTCCGCGGCGTGGTCTCGCTGCTCGCGCTGACGGACGCCGCACATCCCGAGCTGCCCGGCCTGGGAGTCGGGGTGGCCGCGACGCTGGCGCTCACGCAGGCGATGGGCGACCTGGGGACCGACACGCCGTTGTGGTGCCTCACCCGCGGTGCGGTGTCCACCGGAGCCGCCGATGCCGATGCCGATGGCCCTGTGGTTGACCCGAGCCAGGCGCAGATCTGGGGCCTGGCCCGGGTGGCGGCGCTGGAGCACCCGGCCAGCTGGGGCGGACTGGTCGACCTGCCCGCGTCACTCGACGAAGGCGCACGGGGGCGGCTGAGGGACATCCTGCGAGGAAGCTCCGGCGAGGACCAGCTCGCGATCCGGGCCCAGGCCGTGTTCGCCCGCAGGCTGTCACGGGCTCCGCTCGGTGCTGTCGCGCCCCGTCGGTGGCGTCCGCGAGGGACGGTCCTGGTCACGAGCGGTGGTGGCCCGCTCGGCCCGTATCTGGTCAGCTGGCTGTTCGACCACGGCGCCGACAATGTCGTGCTCGTCGGGCCGCACCGGGCCGACGACCCCGACCTCGCCCCGCTGCATGGGCGGTCCCAGCATCCGCGGCCTGAGCAGCACCCGCGGCAGCTGACACGACTGACCGTCGCCACCTGTGACCCGGCCGATCCCGACGCGCTGGCCGCGGTCGTCGGCGCGCACGGCACCGCTGACGAGCCGATCCGCGCGGTCGTGCACGCCGCCGCGCTGCTGGGGCTGCGCCCC
It includes:
- a CDS encoding type I polyketide synthase → MGGVEVVRESVAWPEVVGRVRRAGVSSFGISGTNAHVILEQAGPDADWSGARDLPAAGGSPHDGAAAAGVPPTVVPWLVAARSEDALRAQATRLAAFLPSGVPAPETGTAPGTAQPLVDVGYSLATGRAALPSRAAVVATDLDGATRGLAALARGESTPTVERATVSAPGRTALLFTGQGSQRPGMGRELYRRFPVFAECYDQVRAHLDPLLDSPLDDVVDDPERLDRTENTQPALFALEVALYGLLRAWGVAPDVVAGHSIGEIAAAHVAGVLSLPDACALVAARGRLMAAAPGGAMLAVEATEREVRAWLRAIPRGAAASDIGTADVEAAGDVDVTGDIDVAAVNGPTSVVLSGTVAAVAAVAVLADRAGRRTRRLRVAHAFHSPLMDGMLEPFRRVAESLRYQAPTVALVSTVTGRSVSAAELCGADYWVRQARAAVRFGDAVTCLRERGVTTFLELGPTGVLSAMGRACAADGDAVFIPTLRADRSEEHALVTALSRAHVHGVDIDWASFFAGTRARRVDLPTYAFQRRRYWLTPSPVIADSADSGGLADETAGSGADDLTYRIAWTPVTVPTAPVLSGTWIVAIPPLPEAARLADECAQVLELRGARVVRLAVDGSDTDRGRLAGRLAALTGTHQPIPDDIRGVLSLASMDTTALGTHPVLPTGLALTVALLQALGDVGVSAPLWCATSGAVSTGAGDPPSGQAQVLAQAQVWGLGRVAALEMPGRWGGLVDLPGALGPRAAEGLAAVLTGICGEDQVALRPAGLFARRIVRARGGPGAVTDGSRWRPRGTVLITGGTGALGSEVARWCAAEGARRLVLTSRRGLAAPGAAELAAELTRLGAEVTVAACDVTDRDALAEIIATVPADQPLTAVVHAAGSGDGAVLERTTPAELAAVVAAKTTGAAHLDDLLAGQPLDAFVLFSSVAGIWGNPGQSAYAGANAWLDALAERRGARGLPATSVAWGPWAGAGMADDPRVRERTERHGLPPLAPEVALRALAQVVGRAEPGVVVARVDWERFVAAFPPDRTTRFVDEIPAARAAAARGRDGRSRIAGEGPDDLLAAGLSSAGLPSAGLASPRSVGLRDRLASVPASGRHRLLLGLVRSEVAAVLGHASPEDIPADRAFTDLGFDSLTSVETRNRLAQATGEQLPAVVVFDHPTPDALARHLLTLLSPEESGLGTSGPEPILATLDRLEASMLAGSPDEQARAALETRLRAMLRTLRGQAPAGGDGPAADTATEDLGAATDEEMFDLLGREFGIS
- a CDS encoding beta-ketoacyl synthase N-terminal-like domain-containing protein, which gives rise to MSNEDRLRHFLKQATTELRSATQRVRELEDSAREPIAIVGMGCRFPGGVSSPADLWDVVVRGGDMVSGFPVDRGWDLGALFSEDPGVPGRSDV